A region of Allocoleopsis franciscana PCC 7113 DNA encodes the following proteins:
- a CDS encoding hybrid sensor histidine kinase/response regulator, with amino-acid sequence MMIDDEELRNLYKVASADHIQKIETGLLHLEKNPQDGTQLEQLLREMHSLKGDSRMLGVTDVETLTHQMEDILGGVKRSERVLTPPVFECLYQGLDAVRQIATEAVTGQAAGVSVFHVLALLMGAASEDASEDALTLMAETVGEVQGEASSQPHERPVVFNDSVQTQEPILPAADTLAQVSDYQIDTIRVAAQKLDKLLTQASELAVTKGQISDRLSDIDQLMTLWEEWNREAFVSRLTYDELERRLQTPELQPLQNFYNLVEARLEQLGTLLNRLRNITFEDNAKLETVASELESGIHALRLLPFSTIFNLFPRTVRDLAKQQGKDVNLVLEGGDISVDKRILEEMKDPLLHLLRNAIDHGIETPQERQSLGKPAIATIRLRGYQVGSTVSIEIIDDGRGLDVPAIKQAAMSRGIRSPQELAAMSTAEVQALIFAPGFSTRTAVTEISGRGVGLDVVRANVERLKGSIQVEFTPGRGCLFRIMLNSSLATTDALIVQVSEHPYAIPVGYVEAMQLVSPQEIFAHASEAVATLEVSGCQTLPFQGESVSVVWLADLLGLPVKAPASTKALRAATKTIPCIILRIGSERLAVLVDTILEQQDIVLKPQSQLLKRIRNISGATILGTGDVCMVLHPPDLFKSAKKAIVSVTVKELTEQAQVKQKILLVEDSIPIRTQMKRILESAGYDVTAAVDGEDGFKKLKTGMFKAVVSDVQMPHLDGLGLTTRIRQFREYQDLPVILVTTLASEEDKHQGKQAGANAYITKGDFEQGILLDTLRRLI; translated from the coding sequence ATGATGATAGACGACGAAGAACTACGCAATCTTTATAAAGTAGCCAGTGCAGACCATATCCAGAAAATTGAAACTGGATTACTTCATCTGGAAAAGAATCCCCAAGATGGAACTCAACTCGAACAATTACTCCGAGAAATGCACTCTCTCAAAGGGGATTCCCGCATGTTGGGAGTTACCGATGTAGAAACCCTCACCCACCAAATGGAAGACATTCTAGGGGGAGTCAAGCGGAGTGAGCGAGTTCTAACCCCCCCAGTGTTTGAATGTCTTTATCAAGGGCTGGATGCGGTGCGTCAAATTGCCACCGAAGCCGTGACTGGACAAGCGGCAGGCGTGAGTGTTTTCCATGTCTTAGCACTGCTGATGGGGGCTGCCTCGGAAGATGCCTCGGAGGATGCCTTAACCCTGATGGCAGAAACCGTCGGTGAAGTTCAGGGTGAGGCTTCAAGCCAGCCCCATGAGCGACCGGTTGTGTTCAATGATAGCGTTCAAACCCAAGAACCTATCTTACCTGCCGCAGACACTCTGGCACAGGTCAGTGATTACCAAATTGATACCATCCGGGTTGCCGCCCAAAAGCTGGATAAGTTATTGACTCAAGCCAGTGAATTGGCGGTGACGAAAGGTCAAATTAGTGACCGACTCAGTGACATTGACCAACTCATGACCTTGTGGGAAGAGTGGAACCGGGAAGCGTTTGTCAGCCGTCTCACCTATGACGAACTCGAACGACGCTTGCAAACCCCTGAACTGCAACCCCTGCAAAATTTCTACAACCTGGTGGAAGCCCGCTTAGAACAGTTGGGCACTTTGCTCAATCGACTCCGCAATATCACGTTTGAAGATAACGCCAAACTGGAAACCGTTGCCAGTGAACTAGAGTCGGGAATTCACGCCCTACGACTGCTGCCCTTTTCTACAATTTTTAATTTGTTTCCTCGTACCGTGCGAGATTTAGCCAAACAGCAAGGCAAAGACGTGAATCTCGTCCTCGAAGGGGGAGACATCAGCGTAGACAAGCGGATTCTTGAAGAAATGAAAGACCCCTTGTTGCATCTGCTCCGCAATGCGATCGATCATGGCATTGAAACGCCCCAAGAGCGTCAAAGTCTGGGCAAGCCTGCCATTGCCACGATTCGCCTGCGGGGTTATCAGGTGGGCAGCACCGTGAGTATTGAAATCATCGACGATGGGCGCGGTTTGGATGTCCCAGCCATTAAACAAGCGGCGATGAGTCGTGGAATTCGCTCGCCTCAAGAACTGGCAGCCATGTCCACGGCTGAAGTTCAGGCATTAATTTTTGCCCCCGGTTTCTCCACCCGCACGGCTGTCACAGAGATTTCCGGACGGGGTGTGGGTTTGGATGTTGTGCGTGCCAACGTTGAGCGTCTCAAGGGCAGCATCCAGGTTGAATTTACACCGGGCAGAGGGTGTTTGTTTCGGATCATGCTCAACAGCTCTCTGGCGACAACCGATGCTTTAATTGTCCAGGTTAGTGAGCATCCCTATGCCATTCCAGTGGGCTATGTGGAAGCGATGCAACTGGTGTCTCCCCAGGAAATCTTTGCCCATGCCAGCGAGGCGGTAGCGACGTTAGAAGTGTCAGGTTGCCAAACTCTCCCATTCCAAGGAGAGTCTGTGTCTGTGGTTTGGTTAGCCGATTTATTAGGCTTGCCCGTCAAAGCGCCGGCTTCCACCAAAGCGCTACGGGCTGCGACAAAAACCATCCCCTGCATTATTTTACGGATTGGCTCCGAACGATTGGCGGTGCTGGTGGACACCATTTTGGAGCAACAGGACATTGTTTTGAAGCCCCAAAGTCAGTTGCTCAAAAGAATTCGCAATATTTCGGGTGCCACCATACTGGGGACTGGAGACGTGTGCATGGTACTCCATCCGCCCGATTTATTTAAGTCGGCGAAGAAAGCCATTGTATCTGTCACGGTTAAGGAGTTAACCGAACAAGCCCAAGTCAAACAAAAGATTCTCTTGGTGGAAGACTCCATTCCCATTCGTACCCAGATGAAGCGAATTTTGGAAAGTGCGGGTTACGACGTGACAGCCGCTGTAGACGGTGAGGATGGCTTCAAAAAACTGAAGACGGGAATGTTTAAGGCGGTGGTTTCGGATGTGCAAATGCCCCATCTGGATGGGCTGGGACTCACTACTAGAATTCGCCAATTCAGGGAGTACCAAGATTTGCCAGTGATTCTGGTCACAACTCTAGCCTCGGAGGAAGACAAACACCAGGGAAAACAGGCTGGAGCAAACGCCTATATCACAAAAGGCGACTTCGAGCAAGGTATTTTGTTAGATACATTAAGGAGATTGATTTAA
- a CDS encoding methyl-accepting chemotaxis protein → MLQAIQIPQKQEIVQAEHKKKRRLTVSQIVPIGFGIVLALAGISTILTQIAKSNSADTQQTVNQGYQVKELLRQVEKDLVDAETGQRGYLITGVLNYLEPYDSGRKNSQENIAELKKLIIDPAQRTRVEKIEPLIQQKFTELEETINLKKAGKEKEAVSYVLTNKGKQVQDELRAKLVEMADAQDKLVAERQKATDQLQQLSSIVGWGGLILEISAGLFVSYYVANYVVSLIIKPITNAAQEVASSSAGIADTVEKQERTVLDQTASVNETTGTIEELGMFTLQSAEQAENAATGARQALILAEGGTQTVGRTIEGISGLRDQVTAIANQIIRLSEQTAQISTVSDLVADLANQTNMLALNAGVEAARAGEQGKGFAVVAGEIRKLADQSKKSANRINSLVNEVQAAINSTVMVTDEGTKKATVGIELAEDTGDVFASIADSVNQVFLNTQQIAQSAKQQAVSVQQVVASMNVINLGAKETAAGIIQVKDATHNLNKAAENLEAVV, encoded by the coding sequence ATGTTGCAAGCAATCCAAATTCCCCAAAAGCAAGAAATCGTACAAGCGGAACACAAAAAGAAACGCCGCTTGACCGTAAGTCAAATTGTACCGATCGGTTTTGGAATTGTACTCGCCCTAGCGGGTATCTCAACAATTCTGACTCAAATTGCGAAGTCTAACTCGGCAGACACTCAGCAAACCGTAAACCAAGGATATCAAGTAAAAGAGCTACTGAGGCAGGTAGAAAAAGACTTGGTTGATGCTGAAACGGGTCAGCGCGGTTATCTAATTACGGGTGTACTCAACTATCTGGAACCCTATGATTCTGGACGAAAAAATTCGCAAGAGAATATTGCAGAATTGAAAAAGCTCATTATCGACCCTGCCCAGCGGACACGGGTTGAGAAAATAGAACCCCTCATCCAACAAAAATTCACTGAATTGGAAGAAACGATTAATCTGAAAAAAGCGGGCAAAGAAAAAGAAGCGGTTTCCTATGTATTGACCAATAAAGGGAAGCAGGTTCAGGATGAGCTCCGAGCCAAGCTTGTAGAAATGGCTGATGCTCAAGACAAACTTGTAGCAGAAAGACAAAAAGCAACAGATCAACTTCAGCAATTATCATCCATTGTGGGTTGGGGTGGATTAATCCTGGAAATCAGTGCCGGACTTTTCGTTTCGTATTACGTGGCGAATTATGTGGTCAGTTTGATTATTAAACCGATTACCAACGCCGCTCAAGAGGTAGCCTCGTCTTCCGCCGGAATTGCCGATACGGTAGAGAAGCAGGAACGCACCGTTTTGGATCAAACCGCATCCGTGAATGAAACCACGGGTACCATTGAAGAATTGGGCATGTTTACGCTTCAATCCGCCGAACAAGCAGAAAATGCGGCGACCGGTGCCAGACAAGCCTTAATCCTTGCCGAAGGTGGCACTCAAACCGTGGGTCGCACGATTGAAGGGATTTCGGGTTTGAGAGACCAGGTAACGGCGATCGCTAATCAAATTATCCGCCTTTCAGAACAAACCGCGCAAATCTCCACCGTATCCGACCTCGTAGCCGATTTGGCGAACCAAACCAACATGCTAGCGCTCAACGCTGGGGTAGAAGCCGCCCGTGCGGGTGAACAGGGGAAAGGTTTTGCCGTGGTAGCGGGTGAAATTCGCAAACTAGCAGACCAAAGTAAGAAATCTGCTAACCGAATTAACTCCCTGGTAAACGAAGTACAAGCCGCAATTAACTCCACTGTTATGGTGACCGATGAAGGAACCAAGAAAGCCACGGTGGGTATTGAACTGGCGGAAGATACAGGAGACGTGTTCGCCAGTATCGCTGACTCGGTTAACCAAGTGTTCTTGAACACCCAACAAATTGCCCAAAGTGCGAAACAGCAAGCGGTTTCTGTGCAGCAAGTCGTCGCCTCGATGAACGTCATTAACTTAGGCGCGAAAGAAACTGCCGCAGGCATTATCCAAGTCAAAGACGCCACCCACAACCTCAACAAAGCGGCAGAAAATCTGGAGGCTGTGGTTTAA
- a CDS encoding chemotaxis protein CheW produces the protein MENKQYLTFRWHEQQYAIEAPLVQELFPLPEITLIPKAPIELIGMLNLRGQLLPMMHLDLIQGNSLKGCKFSDYVITVQWEGLHFGLVVHQVLEVLELNPENITTEIQDELLSNINPVFISGFAQVENEQILLLNIKTLMSESDDLLALIWDAQTQLDIIATSPTNALEDSAQIVPNQDKSHEQKQSVNKEEFNELLQPPKEIQEIQNHNAIPSFYDLYFPNATPEERNIFRQRADHLKSPLENVQVINDIIPLAVIGFGNEYFGLDLELVREFIDITNLTPIPGCPSHIVGNMNLRGEIVTLVDIRKVLNLPLAPIKIDSQAVVVQVNDIVAGLPVDQVLEMVYLNSDDMTLPPNISCDLGESYIRGAAVLEEKNLKILDMVKLFTQGELVVNEEA, from the coding sequence ATGGAAAATAAGCAATACTTAACATTTCGCTGGCATGAGCAGCAATACGCAATTGAAGCCCCGCTGGTTCAAGAGCTCTTCCCTCTGCCGGAAATAACACTTATCCCCAAAGCTCCCATCGAACTGATTGGAATGCTGAATTTACGGGGACAACTTTTGCCGATGATGCATCTTGATTTAATTCAAGGAAATTCATTAAAAGGTTGCAAGTTTAGCGATTATGTTATCACTGTGCAGTGGGAAGGATTGCATTTTGGTCTTGTCGTTCACCAAGTCCTTGAAGTATTAGAACTCAATCCGGAAAATATCACCACTGAAATTCAGGATGAGTTACTGAGTAATATCAATCCCGTATTTATTTCTGGGTTTGCTCAGGTAGAAAACGAGCAGATATTACTGCTCAATATCAAAACTTTGATGAGTGAATCAGATGACCTCTTGGCCTTGATTTGGGATGCACAAACTCAGCTAGATATCATAGCTACATCTCCGACTAATGCTCTCGAAGATTCTGCTCAAATTGTCCCAAATCAGGATAAAAGTCATGAGCAAAAACAAAGCGTAAATAAAGAAGAATTCAATGAATTACTTCAACCCCCAAAAGAAATCCAAGAAATCCAAAATCACAATGCAATCCCTAGCTTTTATGACCTGTACTTCCCCAATGCAACTCCCGAAGAAAGGAATATTTTCCGACAGCGGGCTGATCATCTCAAGTCACCCCTAGAAAACGTACAAGTTATCAACGACATCATACCTCTGGCAGTCATTGGATTTGGCAATGAATACTTTGGACTGGACTTAGAACTAGTGAGAGAATTCATCGATATTACAAATTTAACTCCCATTCCTGGCTGCCCAAGCCATATCGTTGGCAATATGAATTTACGGGGAGAAATTGTTACTTTAGTCGATATTCGGAAGGTATTAAATCTCCCTCTCGCCCCAATCAAGATTGACTCTCAGGCTGTTGTGGTTCAGGTTAACGATATTGTTGCCGGGTTGCCTGTCGATCAAGTTTTAGAAATGGTCTATCTGAACTCAGATGATATGACACTGCCACCCAATATTTCGTGTGATTTGGGTGAATCTTACATCCGGGGAGCGGCTGTATTGGAGGAAAAAAACCTAAAGATTTTGGACATGGTCAAACTTTTTACACAGGGAGAGTTAGTTGTAAATGAAGAAGCTTAA
- a CDS encoding response regulator: MLNASSYQAGQLVNFLKNLKDEYVSGTVYIKTIVNPDQKPRTRVFVVNNGEIIYGGLKIPHNNQEFARMIGIKLNHSFADTAIKYTMQKLRNPSSFQELLERIVRIRVFKWEEIEAIVHTQVVQVLEQALPHPGQLKLETTVPFDLSYGEDNRGLDWAKLMHDVTTRQQEWATLTPIIPSMDAVPKLIPISWQAITDSKVQQHLRQWVNGVRSLIDIAEQLEEDPLQLARSYMAWAISGWVSLRNEIPETQVISATQKQRPIVLSVDDSLVVQTMIKRALDDNYQVLLVSNAVDALKVINTNPIALLLLDVTMPGIDGLEFCRTVRSIPKFKHLPIIMLTARDKFSDKLRGQMVGATHYLTKPIEPKQLLQTVAKCVDPKALSLQP; encoded by the coding sequence ATGCTAAATGCATCATCGTATCAAGCGGGTCAATTAGTAAATTTTCTAAAAAATTTAAAAGATGAGTATGTTAGTGGAACTGTTTATATTAAAACAATCGTAAATCCTGACCAAAAACCAAGAACTCGTGTTTTTGTGGTGAATAATGGAGAGATTATTTACGGTGGTTTAAAAATTCCCCATAATAATCAAGAATTTGCCCGGATGATTGGGATTAAACTGAATCATAGCTTTGCTGATACGGCGATTAAATATACGATGCAAAAGTTACGAAATCCCTCATCGTTTCAAGAACTTTTAGAACGAATTGTGCGGATACGGGTGTTCAAATGGGAAGAAATTGAAGCCATTGTTCATACTCAAGTTGTGCAAGTATTAGAGCAAGCCTTGCCTCATCCTGGACAGTTAAAGTTAGAAACCACGGTGCCATTTGACCTCAGTTATGGCGAAGATAATCGCGGCTTGGACTGGGCTAAGTTGATGCATGATGTCACGACGCGCCAACAAGAATGGGCTACATTAACTCCTATTATCCCTTCGATGGACGCTGTTCCTAAGCTTATACCCATCAGTTGGCAAGCTATTACAGATAGTAAAGTGCAGCAGCATTTACGGCAGTGGGTGAATGGAGTGCGATCGCTCATTGATATTGCCGAACAATTGGAGGAAGATCCTCTACAATTGGCACGTTCTTATATGGCATGGGCTATATCAGGTTGGGTTAGTTTGAGAAACGAGATACCTGAAACTCAAGTTATTTCTGCAACCCAAAAACAACGCCCAATTGTTTTAAGTGTTGATGACAGTTTGGTGGTGCAAACCATGATTAAACGGGCGTTGGACGATAACTATCAAGTGTTATTGGTTAGTAATGCCGTGGATGCCTTGAAGGTGATTAATACTAATCCCATTGCCTTATTACTGCTGGATGTTACGATGCCTGGAATTGATGGATTAGAATTTTGTCGCACGGTACGCAGCATTCCTAAATTCAAACATTTGCCCATTATTATGCTGACAGCAAGAGATAAGTTTTCCGATAAACTGCGAGGGCAAATGGTCGGTGCAACCCATTATTTGACTAAACCGATTGAACCCAAACAGCTACTTCAAACTGTGGCTAAATGTGTTGACCCAAAAGCTCTGAGTTTGCAGCCTTGA
- a CDS encoding DUF4870 domain-containing protein, whose amino-acid sequence MEFDPDKRKLLSALCHGSIFFSSVVVSVAIPIAILFVSEDPVVKDNAKEAINFHLNVWVYEAIIGVLAFLTLGLLGFILGPIFFLFHWVPPIFAIIQALGNPIQAYRYPFIFHVI is encoded by the coding sequence ATGGAATTTGACCCGGACAAACGCAAGCTTTTATCAGCACTGTGTCATGGTTCAATCTTTTTTAGTTCGGTGGTGGTGTCGGTGGCGATTCCGATCGCAATCTTGTTTGTATCCGAAGATCCAGTTGTTAAGGACAACGCCAAAGAAGCCATTAATTTTCACTTGAATGTGTGGGTTTATGAAGCGATTATTGGCGTATTAGCATTCCTGACCTTGGGATTGTTGGGATTCATCCTGGGGCCGATATTCTTTTTGTTCCATTGGGTTCCACCCATTTTTGCAATCATCCAAGCTTTAGGCAATCCAATTCAGGCTTACCGCTATCCGTTTATCTTTCATGTAATTTGA
- the prfC gene encoding peptide chain release factor 3: protein MSTELQTELQAAVERRRNFAIISHPDAGKTTLTEKLLLYGGAIHEAGAVKARRSQRKATSDWMEMEQQRGISITSTVLQFEYQGCQINLLDTPGHQDFSEDTYRTLAAADNAVMLIDAAKGLEPQTRKLFEVCRLRRLPIFTFVNKLDRPGREPLELLDEIEQELGLQTYAVNWPIGMGDRFKGVFDRCHQQIHLFERSAHGSREAKDTVINLGDPRIEALLEQDLYYQLKEELELIEGIGPELDLEQVHQGQMTPVFFGSAMTNFGVQLFLDSFLDYALKPYARNSSEGTIPLEYPEFTGFVFKLQANMDSKHRDRVAFVRVCTGKFEKDMTVNHARTGKIVRLSRPQKLFAQDRESIDVAYPGDVIGLNNPGVFAIGDTIYNGKKLEYEGIPCFSPELFAYLRNPNPSKFKQFHKGVTELREEGAVQIMYSVDEAKRDPILAAVGQLQFEVVQFRMQNEYGVETRLEALPYSVARWVTGGWDALDKVGRLFNTVIVKDNWGRPVLLFKNEWNLNQVMEDHPELKLSAIAPVVSGHEPVSL from the coding sequence ATGTCCACTGAACTTCAGACTGAACTGCAAGCTGCTGTTGAACGTCGGCGCAACTTTGCAATTATTTCCCACCCCGACGCGGGTAAAACAACGCTGACCGAAAAGCTGTTGCTTTACGGAGGTGCAATTCACGAAGCCGGTGCAGTCAAGGCACGTCGATCACAGCGTAAGGCAACGTCTGACTGGATGGAAATGGAGCAACAACGGGGAATTTCGATTACCTCGACGGTGTTGCAATTCGAGTATCAGGGATGTCAAATCAATTTACTCGATACGCCCGGTCACCAAGATTTTAGTGAAGATACCTATCGCACCTTAGCAGCAGCCGATAATGCCGTGATGCTGATTGACGCCGCTAAAGGTTTAGAACCCCAAACCCGGAAACTGTTTGAAGTCTGCCGACTGCGGAGACTGCCCATCTTCACCTTTGTCAACAAACTCGACCGTCCAGGGCGTGAACCGTTGGAACTGCTGGATGAGATTGAACAGGAATTGGGATTGCAGACTTATGCCGTCAACTGGCCGATTGGCATGGGCGATCGCTTCAAGGGTGTCTTTGACCGCTGCCATCAGCAAATTCACCTGTTTGAACGCAGTGCTCACGGGTCGCGGGAGGCGAAAGATACCGTGATCAATTTAGGTGACCCCCGGATCGAAGCGCTGCTAGAGCAAGACCTTTACTACCAACTCAAAGAAGAATTAGAACTCATTGAAGGCATTGGCCCCGAACTGGATTTAGAGCAAGTTCATCAAGGTCAGATGACGCCGGTGTTCTTTGGCAGTGCGATGACCAACTTTGGCGTGCAACTGTTTTTGGATTCCTTTTTGGATTATGCCCTTAAACCCTATGCCCGCAACTCCTCAGAAGGCACAATTCCCCTAGAATACCCAGAGTTTACCGGTTTTGTGTTCAAATTACAAGCGAACATGGACTCGAAGCACCGAGACCGAGTGGCATTTGTCCGCGTTTGCACGGGTAAGTTTGAAAAAGACATGACCGTGAATCATGCCCGCACGGGTAAGATTGTGCGCTTATCCAGACCGCAAAAACTGTTTGCCCAAGACCGAGAATCCATTGATGTGGCTTATCCGGGTGATGTGATTGGTCTCAATAATCCGGGCGTGTTTGCAATCGGGGATACCATCTACAACGGGAAGAAATTAGAGTACGAAGGGATTCCCTGCTTTTCTCCAGAACTGTTTGCCTATCTGAGAAATCCCAACCCGTCTAAGTTCAAGCAATTCCACAAAGGGGTTACCGAGTTGCGGGAAGAAGGGGCGGTGCAAATTATGTACTCCGTGGATGAAGCCAAGCGTGACCCGATTTTGGCTGCCGTGGGACAACTGCAATTTGAAGTGGTGCAGTTCCGGATGCAAAATGAGTACGGCGTCGAGACTCGTTTGGAGGCATTACCTTATAGTGTCGCCCGTTGGGTCACTGGCGGCTGGGATGCCTTGGATAAAGTGGGGCGTTTGTTCAACACCGTGATTGTCAAAGACAACTGGGGGCGTCCGGTGCTGTTATTTAAGAATGAATGGAATTTGAACCAAGTGATGGAAGACCATCCAGAGTTAAAGCTGAGTGCGATCGCACCCGTGGTTTCCGGTCACGAACCTGTTTCCTTGTAA
- a CDS encoding M48 family metalloprotease, with product MSLQAGLDALNEGRYRDAVQILQDFCQYYTQRGSKGYIQAQVGLVKAYHRLGDTEQAIALAKDLSTNENPQVSSWAMNALNSLSSTQTAESAPSPSPIPQPSHAIQKASRATQVGVKLTMASVAGNLALASGVTVSLLIGMVLVLSLALVFILDSHDPTTGLAIALGITVIFNIAGFFLSPFLMDLTQRWLYNTRWVSLDEVARQSPEAARVIGRVCQQKKLKTPRLGIIDDQNPTAFTYGALPNSARLVVSQGLFTYLDDDEIATVYAHELGHIVHWDFAVMTLASTLVQITYLIYNFARRFGRGGNDKLKDAAGTAALVAYPFYIIGTYLVLYLSRTREYFADHFAAETTGNPNALSRALVKIAYGILEEGKHSSEPSRLIEGTRALGIYDHKAAASTGTAYRVAAKPYQLGRVFLWDLFNPWGWWMELNSTHPLTGKRVRALSTYAEQLGLPTEFDMGRVVGEGKSLSKKKLYGSFVLDLVIFSAMPIGLFVGLAVGIVLTGTIPMALVALPILGLGLGTLIRTFVMFPNFKEAPESDVLKLMSDPYASPLRGKPVKLQGELMGRGDAGYEFGSDLKLQDRTGLIFLHYASRFGPLGNFWFGMKRVKNLLGAQVGVTGWFRRGVGPWVDLTQFTTESGTVVNSFHRLWSFIFGGAAMLLGVVLLVIGLPG from the coding sequence ATGTCACTCCAAGCTGGATTAGATGCCCTAAATGAAGGACGTTATCGAGATGCCGTTCAAATCCTGCAAGATTTCTGTCAGTATTACACCCAACGAGGCTCTAAAGGGTATATTCAAGCTCAGGTAGGATTGGTGAAAGCCTATCATCGTCTGGGCGATACAGAACAAGCGATCGCACTTGCCAAAGATTTGAGTACGAATGAAAACCCCCAAGTCAGCAGTTGGGCGATGAATGCTCTCAATTCCCTCAGTAGTACTCAAACAGCCGAATCAGCACCTTCTCCCTCACCCATACCACAGCCGTCCCATGCCATCCAAAAAGCCAGCCGCGCCACTCAAGTGGGTGTGAAGCTAACAATGGCGAGTGTGGCAGGCAATCTCGCCTTGGCTTCTGGCGTCACCGTTTCCTTGCTAATCGGCATGGTGTTGGTCTTATCCTTAGCTCTGGTGTTTATCCTGGATAGTCACGACCCTACCACCGGCTTAGCGATCGCCTTAGGGATTACCGTCATCTTTAACATTGCGGGTTTTTTCCTCTCTCCCTTCCTGATGGACTTAACCCAGAGATGGCTATACAACACCCGTTGGGTTTCCCTCGACGAGGTGGCGCGTCAAAGTCCGGAAGCGGCGCGAGTCATTGGGCGGGTTTGTCAACAGAAAAAACTCAAAACCCCCCGACTGGGAATCATCGACGACCAGAACCCCACCGCCTTTACCTATGGCGCATTACCCAACAGCGCCCGTCTCGTGGTGAGTCAGGGATTATTTACCTACCTGGATGATGATGAAATTGCCACCGTCTACGCCCACGAACTAGGACACATCGTCCATTGGGACTTTGCGGTGATGACGTTAGCCTCCACATTAGTGCAAATCACCTACCTGATTTACAACTTTGCGAGACGCTTCGGTCGGGGCGGCAACGATAAGCTGAAAGATGCGGCGGGGACGGCTGCCTTGGTTGCCTATCCGTTTTATATCATTGGGACTTACTTAGTTCTCTACCTGTCCCGGACACGAGAGTATTTTGCCGACCACTTTGCAGCAGAAACCACGGGTAATCCTAACGCCCTTTCTCGTGCCTTGGTGAAGATTGCTTACGGGATTTTAGAAGAAGGCAAACACTCCTCAGAACCCAGCCGTCTGATTGAAGGCACTCGCGCCTTAGGAATTTATGACCACAAAGCCGCCGCTAGTACGGGTACTGCTTACCGGGTTGCCGCTAAACCCTACCAACTCGGTCGAGTCTTTTTGTGGGATTTGTTTAACCCTTGGGGTTGGTGGATGGAGTTGAATTCGACTCACCCCCTAACCGGCAAGCGGGTTCGTGCCTTGAGTACCTATGCCGAACAGTTGGGTTTACCCACGGAGTTTGACATGGGGCGCGTGGTGGGAGAGGGGAAAAGCCTGAGTAAGAAAAAGCTCTATGGTAGCTTTGTCCTGGATTTAGTCATCTTCTCGGCGATGCCGATTGGGTTGTTTGTGGGTTTGGCAGTGGGGATTGTGCTAACGGGAACGATACCTATGGCACTGGTGGCTTTGCCAATCTTGGGATTGGGATTAGGAACCTTAATCCGCACCTTTGTGATGTTCCCCAACTTCAAAGAAGCACCGGAATCGGATGTGTTGAAGTTAATGTCTGACCCCTACGCGAGTCCGTTGCGGGGTAAGCCGGTCAAGCTACAAGGTGAGTTGATGGGGCGCGGCGATGCCGGGTATGAGTTTGGGTCTGACTTGAAACTCCAAGACCGCACGGGTCTGATTTTCCTGCATTATGCCTCTCGCTTTGGCCCTTTGGGGAATTTCTGGTTTGGCATGAAGCGGGTGAAAAATCTATTAGGGGCGCAGGTTGGTGTGACAGGTTGGTTTCGGCGCGGTGTTGGGCCTTGGGTGGATTTGACTCAGTTCACTACCGAAAGTGGAACCGTTGTCAATAGTTTCCACCGTCTCTGGTCGTTTATCTTTGGCGGGGCGGCGATGCTATTGGGTGTAGTTTTACTGGTGATTGGTCTACCCGGATAG